One genomic segment of Streptomyces sp. NBC_00239 includes these proteins:
- a CDS encoding VOC family protein, with protein MTFVNPVRHITVDAHDPYRIAEFWSALTGWPLGPDDHPGDEEALVDPGQPGVPGLLFIQVPEGKTLKNRIHLDIQPPTGTRDEEVARLTGLGARVLDDRRTDDGRGWVVMADPEGNEFCVERSAAERA; from the coding sequence GTGACCTTCGTCAACCCCGTCCGGCACATCACCGTCGATGCCCACGACCCGTACCGGATCGCCGAGTTCTGGTCGGCGCTGACCGGCTGGCCGCTGGGCCCGGACGACCACCCGGGCGACGAGGAGGCGCTGGTCGACCCGGGGCAGCCGGGGGTGCCCGGGCTGCTCTTCATCCAGGTGCCGGAAGGCAAGACCCTCAAGAACCGCATCCACCTCGACATCCAGCCGCCCACCGGCACCCGGGACGAGGAGGTGGCGCGGCTGACCGGCCTCGGCGCCCGCGTCCTCGACGACCGGCGCACGGACGACGGCCGCGGCTGGGTCGTGATGGCCGACCCCGAGGGCAACGAGTTCTGCGTGGAGCGCAGCGCGGCCGAACGCGCCTGA
- the ureG gene encoding urease accessory protein UreG, whose translation MHLDHADTYPQRHTHSAPPVRADGARRALRIGLGGPVGSGKTATVAALCRALRAEFSLAVVTNDIYTREDAEFLLREAVLPPERITAVETGACPHTAIRDDISANLEAVEDLEDAVGPLDLVLVESGGDNLTATFSRGLVDAQIFVIDVAGGDDIPRKGGPGVTTADLLVVNKTDLAPHVGSDLGRMARDAREQRGELPVAFQSLRSAEGVAPVASWVRDRLAAWTARP comes from the coding sequence ATGCACCTCGACCACGCCGACACCTACCCGCAGCGCCACACCCACAGCGCGCCGCCGGTACGGGCCGACGGCGCGCGGCGCGCGCTGCGCATCGGACTCGGCGGGCCCGTCGGCTCCGGCAAGACGGCCACGGTCGCCGCCCTGTGCCGGGCCCTGCGCGCGGAGTTCTCCCTCGCCGTCGTCACCAACGACATCTACACCCGGGAGGACGCCGAGTTCCTGCTCCGCGAGGCGGTGCTGCCGCCGGAGCGGATCACGGCCGTGGAGACGGGCGCCTGCCCGCACACCGCCATCCGCGACGACATCTCCGCCAACCTCGAAGCCGTCGAGGACCTGGAGGACGCGGTCGGCCCGCTCGACCTGGTGCTGGTGGAGTCCGGCGGCGACAACCTCACCGCCACCTTCTCCCGGGGCCTGGTCGACGCCCAGATCTTCGTCATCGACGTGGCGGGCGGCGACGACATCCCCCGCAAGGGCGGCCCCGGCGTCACCACCGCCGACCTGCTGGTCGTCAACAAGACCGATCTCGCCCCGCACGTCGGCTCCGACCTCGGCCGGATGGCCCGGGACGCGCGCGAGCAGCGCGGCGAACTCCCCGTCGCCTTCCAGTCCCTGCGCAGCGCCGAGGGAGTGGCGCCGGTGGCCTCCTGGGTCCGCGACCGGCTGGCCGCGTGGACGGCCCGGCCGTGA
- a CDS encoding urease accessory protein UreD has translation MTTAPRPAAAATPGSGIRADARITAVADGRGGTALPELAGSGPLALRRTRSPGTEAHITLVGAMSGPLGGDHLSLTADVGPGAALRLNSAAATIALPGRGGAPARYDVRLTLADGAAVRWLPEPLVSVRGSDLHVRTRAELAPTARLLLREEQVLGRTGEEPGRLAARLTVWRAGRPLLDQEVCCGPGAPGGWDGPAGLAGHRALGQLLVVDPGFDREPPPARQLGEYAVAAPLAGPAVLVTAVAPDALRLRALLDEAVQWYGW, from the coding sequence GTGACCACCGCCCCGAGGCCGGCGGCTGCCGCCACGCCCGGCTCCGGCATCCGGGCCGATGCCCGGATCACGGCGGTGGCCGACGGCCGGGGCGGCACCGCGCTGCCCGAACTGGCCGGTTCGGGACCGCTCGCCCTGCGCCGCACCCGCTCGCCCGGAACCGAGGCCCACATCACGCTGGTCGGTGCGATGAGCGGCCCGCTCGGCGGCGACCACCTCTCGCTCACCGCCGACGTCGGCCCCGGCGCGGCGCTGCGGCTGAATTCGGCCGCCGCGACGATCGCGCTCCCCGGCCGGGGCGGCGCCCCCGCCCGCTACGACGTACGGCTCACCCTCGCCGACGGCGCGGCCGTGCGCTGGCTGCCGGAGCCGCTGGTTTCCGTGCGCGGCAGCGACCTGCACGTCCGCACCCGGGCCGAACTCGCCCCCACCGCCCGGCTGCTGCTGCGCGAGGAGCAGGTGCTGGGCCGGACCGGGGAGGAGCCCGGCCGGCTCGCCGCCCGGCTCACCGTGTGGCGGGCCGGCCGGCCGCTGCTCGACCAGGAAGTGTGCTGCGGCCCCGGGGCGCCCGGTGGCTGGGACGGGCCGGCCGGGCTCGCCGGGCACCGGGCGCTCGGTCAGCTGCTGGTCGTGGACCCGGGTTTCGACCGGGAGCCGCCGCCGGCCCGGCAACTGGGGGAGTACGCCGTGGCGGCCCCGCTGGCCGGGCCCGCGGTGCTCGTCACGGCCGTGGCGCCGGACGCCCTGCGGCTGCGCGCATTGCTGGACGAAGCCGTCCAGTGGTACGGCTGGTGA
- a CDS encoding lysophospholipid acyltransferase family protein produces MFYHLLKHVLLGPLLRLLFRPRIEGLEHIPAEGPAIVAGNHLSFSDHFLMPAILKRRITFLAKAEYFTGPGLKGRLTAAFFRSAGQIPVDRSGKAAGQAAIREGLGVLAKGELLGIYPEGTRSHDGRLYKGKVGVAAMALQAGVPVIPCAMVGTFEIQPPGQVVPRLKRVTIRFGEPLDFSRYAGLEGEKAVLRAVTDEIVYAILGLSGQEYVDRYAAEVKAEEQAAAEAKKAQRRSR; encoded by the coding sequence GTGTTCTACCACCTGCTCAAGCACGTGCTTCTGGGGCCGCTGCTGCGGCTTCTGTTCCGGCCGCGGATCGAGGGGCTGGAACACATCCCGGCGGAGGGGCCCGCGATCGTCGCGGGCAACCACCTGTCGTTCTCCGACCACTTCCTGATGCCCGCGATCCTCAAGCGGCGGATCACCTTCCTGGCGAAGGCCGAGTACTTCACGGGCCCGGGCCTCAAGGGGCGGCTCACGGCGGCGTTCTTCCGCAGCGCGGGGCAGATCCCCGTGGACCGCAGCGGCAAGGCAGCCGGTCAGGCCGCGATCCGCGAGGGGCTGGGCGTGCTCGCCAAGGGTGAGCTGCTCGGGATCTACCCCGAGGGCACCCGCTCCCACGACGGCCGGCTGTACAAGGGGAAGGTCGGGGTCGCGGCGATGGCCCTGCAGGCCGGGGTGCCGGTGATCCCGTGCGCGATGGTGGGCACCTTCGAGATCCAGCCGCCGGGCCAGGTGGTCCCGCGGCTCAAGCGGGTCACGATCCGTTTCGGGGAGCCGCTGGACTTCTCCCGGTACGCGGGTCTGGAGGGCGAGAAGGCGGTGCTGCGGGCGGTCACCGACGAGATCGTGTACGCGATCCTCGGGCTGTCCGGCCAGGAGTACGTGGACCGGTACGCGGCGGAGGTCAAAGCCGAGGAGCAGGCCGCGGCGGAAGCGAAGAAGGCCCAGCGCAGGTCGCGCTGA
- a CDS encoding C40 family peptidase — MSALKNVPSVMSRAGAASVLTLAVVGGSVLVPGGAPEAQAAPSTAVKALQTAASKKGSPYKWGATGPTRFDCSGLTLYSYKRAGKTLPRTAAQQYNRTTHISAGSRQQGDLVFFHSRGNIYHVGIYAGGGRIWHSPKAGSTVRLEKIWTGSVKYGRVR, encoded by the coding sequence ATGTCCGCGCTCAAGAATGTTCCGTCTGTGATGTCCCGGGCCGGCGCCGCATCGGTGCTCACGCTCGCCGTGGTCGGGGGCTCGGTGCTCGTCCCCGGCGGTGCCCCGGAGGCCCAGGCGGCCCCGTCGACGGCAGTCAAGGCGCTGCAGACAGCCGCCTCGAAGAAGGGCTCCCCGTACAAGTGGGGGGCGACCGGGCCGACCCGGTTCGACTGCTCCGGTCTGACGCTCTACTCGTACAAGCGCGCAGGCAAGACGCTGCCCCGGACGGCAGCCCAGCAGTACAACAGGACCACGCACATCTCCGCGGGCTCGCGGCAGCAGGGCGACCTGGTCTTCTTCCACTCGCGGGGGAACATCTACCACGTCGGGATCTACGCGGGCGGCGGCAGGATCTGGCACTCACCCAAGGCCGGCTCCACGGTCCGTCTGGAGAAGATCTGGACCGGCAGCGTGAAGTACGGACGGGTGCGGTAG
- a CDS encoding alpha/beta hydrolase, giving the protein MIRTAVLGGAGTLIAGTLIAGAVIAPSAAADTQSQTTSEARGAAIAAARAARTGIAWKDCPADWGFEAPIKCGWVKVPLDYAKPYGKQIEIAVDRIGNTGTKADRQGALVYNPGGPGGSGMRFPRRVTTKNPLWTNVSKAYDFVGFDPRGVGHSAPISCIDPQEFVKAPKMDPVPDSEADKRKQRKLAAAYADGCQKRSAAMLPHMTTPNTVRDLDVIRAALGEKKLNFLGVSYGTYIGAVYAELYPTHVRRMIVDSVVGPSRENIWYEANLEQDVAFQMRWNDWKKWVAKNDATFHIGNTAAKVEAQWLKLRATAKKNPLGGKVGPAELISFFQSAPYYDSAWVPTAQVWSDYLGGNTQALVDAAAPDMTDIAGNIASENGNAVYTAVECADAKWPTSWKKWDRDNTKLHKDYPFMTWANAWMNLPCATWKSKQHNPVEVSVKSKLAPVLIVQATRDAATPYAGAVDLHKRLAGSRLITEKGAGSHGVTGLVNPCINTRVDTYLLTGKVDAKDVVCAPHATPVPTSAAKARAQVNAHAASDLPALPQR; this is encoded by the coding sequence GTGATACGCACAGCGGTGCTCGGTGGAGCCGGCACTCTGATAGCGGGCACGCTCATCGCGGGAGCCGTCATCGCTCCGTCGGCCGCGGCCGACACCCAGAGCCAGACCACCTCCGAGGCCCGCGGCGCGGCCATCGCCGCCGCCCGGGCCGCCCGTACGGGCATCGCCTGGAAGGACTGTCCCGCCGACTGGGGCTTCGAAGCCCCCATCAAGTGCGGCTGGGTGAAGGTTCCGCTCGACTACGCGAAGCCGTACGGCAAGCAGATCGAGATCGCCGTGGACCGCATCGGCAACACCGGCACCAAGGCCGACCGCCAGGGCGCCCTCGTCTACAACCCGGGCGGCCCGGGTGGCTCCGGCATGCGCTTCCCGCGCCGGGTCACCACCAAGAACCCGCTGTGGACCAACGTGTCGAAGGCCTACGACTTCGTCGGCTTCGACCCGCGCGGTGTGGGCCACTCCGCACCGATCTCCTGCATCGACCCGCAGGAGTTCGTCAAGGCCCCCAAGATGGACCCGGTTCCGGACAGCGAGGCCGACAAGCGCAAGCAGCGCAAGCTCGCCGCCGCGTACGCCGACGGCTGCCAGAAGCGCAGCGCCGCCATGCTGCCGCACATGACCACGCCGAACACGGTGCGCGACCTCGACGTCATCCGCGCCGCCCTCGGCGAGAAGAAGCTGAACTTCCTCGGCGTCTCCTACGGCACCTACATCGGCGCCGTCTACGCGGAGCTGTACCCGACCCACGTCCGCCGCATGATCGTGGACAGCGTGGTCGGCCCCTCGCGCGAGAACATCTGGTACGAGGCCAACCTCGAGCAGGACGTCGCCTTCCAGATGCGCTGGAACGACTGGAAGAAGTGGGTCGCCAAGAACGACGCCACCTTCCACATCGGCAACACCGCCGCCAAGGTCGAGGCCCAGTGGCTCAAGCTGCGCGCCACTGCCAAGAAGAACCCCCTCGGCGGCAAGGTCGGTCCGGCCGAGCTGATCAGCTTCTTCCAGAGCGCCCCGTACTACGACTCCGCCTGGGTGCCCACCGCCCAGGTCTGGAGCGACTACCTGGGCGGCAACACCCAGGCGCTGGTCGACGCGGCCGCCCCGGACATGACGGACATCGCGGGCAACATCGCCTCCGAGAACGGCAACGCCGTCTACACGGCCGTCGAGTGCGCGGACGCCAAGTGGCCCACCAGCTGGAAGAAGTGGGACCGCGACAACACCAAGCTGCACAAGGACTACCCGTTCATGACCTGGGCGAACGCCTGGATGAACCTGCCGTGTGCGACCTGGAAGTCCAAGCAGCACAACCCGGTCGAGGTCAGCGTCAAGAGCAAGCTGGCGCCGGTCCTGATCGTCCAGGCCACCCGTGACGCCGCCACCCCGTACGCCGGCGCCGTCGACCTGCACAAGCGCCTGGCCGGCTCGCGTCTGATCACCGAGAAGGGCGCCGGCTCGCACGGCGTCACCGGTCTGGTCAACCCGTGCATCAACACCCGGGTCGACACCTACCTGCTCACCGGCAAGGTCGACGCCAAGGACGTGGTCTGCGCCCCGCACGCCACCCCGGTCCCGACCTCGGCGGCCAAGGCCCGCGCGCAGGTCAACGCCCACGCGGCCTCGGACCTGCCGGCCCTGCCGCAGCGGTAG
- a CDS encoding urease subunit alpha, which translates to MPELSRAEYADLFGPTTGDRIRLADTSLLVEIEEDRSGGPGRAGDEAVFGGGKVIRESMGQSRLTRAEGAPDTVITGAVVIDHWGIVKADIGIRDGRITGIGKAGNPDTMDGVDPTLVIGPETEIIAGNGRILTAGGIDAHVHFISPTLLDTALASGITTLVGGGTGPAEGTKATTITPGPWHLARMFAALDAHPVNIGLLGKGNTTSREAMYSQLRGGALGFKIHEDWGATPAAIDACLGVCEETGAQLAVHTDTLNEAGFVGDTLAAIAGRTIHAYHTEGAGGGHAPDIITVVSEANVLPSSTNPTRPHTLNTVEEHLDMLMVCHHLNPAVPEDLAFAESRIRPSTIAAEDVLHDLGAISIISSDSQAMGRIGEVILRTWQTAHVMKERRGALPGDGRADNHRARRYVAKYTINPAVAQGLAREIGSVETGKLADLVLWDPAFFGVKPLLVLKGGQIAYAQMGDANASIPTPQPVLPRPMFGAHGRAPGLNSVNFAAPAALDDRLPERLGLAKEFVAIDSTRNVTKADMRENDARPRVEVDADTFTVTIDGEPVEPAPATELPMAQRYFLF; encoded by the coding sequence ATGCCTGAGCTCTCCCGCGCCGAGTACGCCGACCTGTTCGGGCCCACCACCGGCGACCGGATCCGCCTCGCCGACACCTCGCTGCTGGTCGAGATCGAGGAGGACCGCAGCGGCGGCCCCGGCCGGGCCGGCGACGAGGCGGTCTTCGGCGGCGGCAAGGTCATCCGCGAGTCCATGGGCCAGTCCCGCCTCACGCGCGCCGAGGGCGCACCCGACACGGTGATCACCGGGGCCGTGGTCATCGACCACTGGGGCATCGTCAAGGCGGACATCGGCATCCGCGACGGCCGCATCACCGGCATCGGCAAGGCCGGCAACCCCGACACCATGGACGGCGTCGACCCCACCCTCGTGATCGGCCCCGAGACCGAGATCATCGCGGGCAACGGGCGCATCCTCACCGCCGGGGGCATCGACGCACACGTCCACTTCATCTCCCCGACCCTCCTCGACACCGCCCTCGCCTCGGGCATCACCACCCTGGTCGGCGGCGGCACCGGGCCCGCCGAGGGCACCAAGGCCACCACCATCACGCCCGGACCCTGGCACCTGGCCCGGATGTTCGCCGCCCTCGACGCGCACCCCGTCAACATCGGGCTGCTCGGGAAGGGCAACACCACCTCCCGCGAGGCCATGTACTCCCAGCTGCGCGGCGGAGCCCTCGGCTTCAAGATCCACGAGGACTGGGGGGCGACCCCCGCCGCCATCGACGCCTGCCTCGGCGTCTGCGAGGAGACCGGCGCCCAGCTCGCCGTGCACACCGACACCCTCAACGAGGCAGGCTTCGTCGGCGACACCCTCGCCGCGATCGCCGGGCGGACGATCCACGCGTACCACACCGAAGGGGCCGGGGGCGGGCACGCGCCGGACATCATCACGGTGGTCTCCGAGGCCAACGTGCTGCCCAGTTCCACCAATCCGACCCGCCCGCACACCCTCAACACCGTCGAGGAGCACCTCGACATGCTGATGGTCTGCCACCACCTCAACCCGGCCGTCCCCGAGGACCTCGCCTTCGCCGAGTCCCGGATCCGGCCCAGCACCATCGCCGCCGAGGACGTCCTGCACGACCTGGGCGCCATCTCCATCATCTCCTCCGACTCCCAGGCCATGGGCCGGATCGGCGAGGTGATCCTGCGGACCTGGCAGACCGCACACGTGATGAAGGAGCGCCGGGGAGCACTCCCCGGCGACGGCCGGGCCGACAACCACCGGGCCCGGCGCTATGTCGCCAAGTACACGATCAACCCCGCCGTGGCGCAGGGCCTGGCCCGCGAGATCGGCTCGGTCGAGACCGGCAAGCTCGCCGACCTGGTGCTGTGGGACCCCGCCTTCTTCGGCGTCAAGCCCCTCCTCGTCCTCAAGGGCGGCCAGATCGCCTACGCGCAGATGGGCGACGCCAACGCCTCCATCCCCACCCCGCAGCCGGTGCTGCCCCGCCCGATGTTCGGCGCCCACGGCCGGGCCCCGGGCCTGAACTCCGTGAACTTCGCCGCACCCGCGGCCCTCGACGACCGGCTGCCCGAACGCCTCGGCCTGGCCAAGGAGTTCGTCGCGATCGACAGCACCCGCAATGTCACCAAGGCGGACATGCGCGAGAACGACGCCCGGCCCCGCGTCGAAGTGGACGCGGACACCTTCACCGTCACCATCGACGGGGAACCCGTGGAGCCCGCCCCCGCCACGGAACTGCCCATGGCCCAGCGCTACTTCCTCTTCTGA
- a CDS encoding urease accessory protein UreF: MSRATLLLLADGRFPAGGHAHSGGAEAAVKAGRIRDAATLEEFCRGRLHTAGLVSAALAAAVALGLDPAEADAAAEARTPVPALRATSRRLGRQFLRAARTVWPGPGLDALAAAFPRGAHQPVVLGVTARAAGLGPEDAAYIALYESVSGPATATVRLLGLDPFDATAVLARLAPALDETAGHATAAGHRARREGAGALPAASAPLLDIAAHQHAHWPVRLFAS, encoded by the coding sequence ATGAGCCGGGCCACCCTGCTGCTCCTCGCCGACGGACGCTTCCCGGCCGGCGGCCACGCCCACTCCGGCGGCGCCGAGGCGGCCGTCAAGGCCGGCCGGATCCGGGACGCCGCCACCCTGGAGGAGTTCTGCCGGGGCCGGCTGCACACGGCCGGGCTGGTGTCGGCCGCCCTCGCGGCGGCGGTCGCCCTCGGCCTGGACCCCGCCGAAGCCGACGCGGCCGCCGAGGCCCGCACCCCCGTCCCCGCCCTGCGCGCCACCTCGCGGCGGCTCGGCCGGCAGTTCCTGCGGGCCGCCCGCACGGTGTGGCCCGGGCCCGGACTCGACGCGCTGGCCGCCGCGTTCCCGCGCGGCGCGCACCAGCCCGTGGTCCTCGGGGTCACCGCCCGGGCCGCCGGACTCGGCCCCGAGGACGCCGCGTACATCGCGCTGTACGAGAGCGTCAGCGGGCCCGCGACCGCCACCGTACGGCTGCTCGGCCTCGACCCCTTCGACGCCACCGCCGTACTCGCCCGGCTCGCGCCCGCGCTCGACGAGACGGCCGGGCACGCCACCGCCGCCGGGCACCGCGCCCGCCGCGAGGGCGCCGGCGCCCTGCCCGCCGCCTCCGCCCCGCTGCTCGACATCGCCGCACACCAGCACGCCCACTGGCCGGTGCGGCTCTTCGCCTCCTGA
- a CDS encoding urease subunit gamma, which translates to MQLTPHEQERLLVHVAADVADRRKARGLLLNHPEAVALITAHILEGARDGRTVAELMASGRKVLTRDEVMAGIPEMIRDVQVEATFPDGTKLVTVHDPIL; encoded by the coding sequence GTGCAACTGACCCCGCACGAACAAGAGCGCCTGCTCGTCCACGTCGCCGCCGACGTGGCGGACCGGCGCAAGGCCCGCGGCCTGCTCCTCAACCATCCGGAAGCGGTCGCCCTCATCACCGCGCACATCCTGGAAGGCGCCCGCGACGGGCGTACGGTCGCCGAGCTCATGGCGTCGGGCCGCAAGGTGCTGACCCGCGACGAGGTCATGGCCGGCATCCCCGAGATGATCCGCGACGTCCAGGTCGAGGCGACGTTCCCCGACGGCACCAAGCTCGTCACCGTCCACGACCCGATCCTCTGA
- a CDS encoding urease subunit beta, whose translation MIPGEILYGDGAVALNEGRPVTRLTVLNTADRPVQVGSHYHFAEANPGLRFDRPAARGLRLDIAAGTAVRFEPGIPVPVSLVPLAGARIVPGLRGETGGPLDA comes from the coding sequence ATGATCCCCGGAGAGATCCTGTACGGCGACGGAGCGGTGGCCCTCAACGAGGGCCGGCCGGTCACCCGGCTCACCGTCCTGAACACCGCCGACCGGCCCGTCCAGGTCGGCTCCCACTACCACTTCGCGGAGGCCAACCCCGGCCTGCGCTTCGACCGCCCGGCCGCCCGCGGCCTGCGCCTGGACATCGCCGCCGGCACCGCCGTGCGCTTCGAGCCCGGCATCCCGGTCCCGGTGTCCCTGGTGCCGCTCGCCGGCGCCCGCATCGTGCCCGGGCTGCGCGGGGAGACCGGAGGTCCCCTCGATGCCTGA